From Qipengyuania soli:
ACTGCCGAGGGCTATCCCGTCCCGCCGGACAAGAAGTACGTCGGCCGGACCGAGGAAATCGTCGGCAGGTGGCTCAAGACCAAGCCGCGCGATGCGATCATTCTCGCCACCAAGGTCTCGGGCCCCAGCCACGTCTGGTTCCGCAGCCCCAAGCGCGAAGGCATGACCGCGCTCGACCGGCGCAACATCATGGTCGCGGTCGAGGACAGCCTAAAGAAGCTCGGCACCGACTACATCGACCTCTACCAGACCCACTGGCCCGATCACGACACGCCCTATGACGAGACGATGGAAGTGCTCGACGAACTGGTGCGCGCGGGCAAGGTGCGGATCGTCGGCTGCTCGAACGAGACTAGCTGGGGTCTGATGAAGTCGATCTCCACCGCAGAGCGGCTGGGGACGGTGCGCTACCAGACAATCCAGAACAATTTCAGCCTCAACAACCGCCGGTTCGAGGACGAACTGGCGCAGGTCTGCCGCAAGGAAGGCGTGAGCCTGATCCCCTATTCGCCGATCGGCGGCGGGGTTCTGTCGGGCAAGTATGCCGATGGCGCGCGGCCGGAGGGTGCGCGCTTTTCGCGCTATCTCGAGATTGGCGGACGCCAGGCAACGATGGCGAGGCGCTTCGTCAACGAAAAGTCGCTCGCCTCGACCGCGCGTTTCGCCGAGATCGCGCAGGGTCTCGACATAAGCCCCGTGACGCTGGCGGTCGCCTGGTCGAAGCAGCACGACTTTGTCGCCTCCACCATTGTCGGCGCAAGCCGGCAGGACCAGGTCGATGAAATCCTCGCCGCTGCCGATGTCGCCCTGAGCGAAGAGACGCTTAAGGCGATCAACGCGGTTTCGCGCGAAATCATGTACCCCATGGGTTGATACGAGAGCCCGGCATCCGCATCAGGCTGGCGTGACCCGGCTACCGATCGACTCGGTGCTTCCCGACCTGCTCGCCGCACTGCGCCGGACGAGCGGGGCGGTGCTGATTGCGCCGCCTGGCGCGGGCAAGACGACCGCCGTCGCGCCTGCGTTGATCAACGAGGAATGGTGCACGGGTACCATCATCCTGACCTCCCCGCGCCGTGTCGCCGCGAGGGCGGCGGCGGAGCGGATGGCGGAGATGCTGGGCGAGAAGCCGGGCGAAACCGTCGGCTACCTGACCCGCCTCGACAGCAAGCGTTCGGCGAAGACCCGCATTCTCGTGGTGACCGAGGCGATCTTCGTGAACACGATCCTCGCCGATCCCGAGCTGGAGGGCGTGTCCGCGGTGCTGTTCGACGAGGCACACGAACGGCACCTCGACAGCGATCTCGGCCTGGCGCTGGCGCTCGAAAGCCGCAGCGTCCTGCGCGAGGACCTGCGCGTACTGGTCATGTCGGCGACAATCGATGGTGCGCGCTTCGCCAGCCTTCTGGGCGGCGATACTCCTGTCATCGAGAGCGAGGGCAGGGCGCACCCGTTGCGGATCGAGTGGCTGGGCTCCTCGCCGCAGGAGCGTATCGAGGATGCGATGACATCGGCCATCGCTACAGCCTGGAAGCAGGAAGAGGGCGACATCCTTGCCTTCCTTCCCGGCGTCGGCGAGATCGAGCGAACGCGCGAACGGCTGGAGGCGCGGCTTCCCTCGGCGCTGGTCCTGCCACTACATGGGCAGGTCGAGCCGGCGGGACAACGTGCCGCCATTCGCCGCGATCCGGAAGGTCGGCGCAGGATCGTATTGGCGACCGCCATTGCCGAGACCTCGCTGACCCTCGACGGCGTGTCGGTGGTGGTCGACAGCGGCCTGTCACGCCATGCCGAATTCGACCGTGCCGCCGGGACCACCCATCTCGTTACCCGCCGTGCCAGTCAGGCTGCCGCCGCCCAGCGCGCGGGGCGCGCGGCGCGCCAGGGGCCGGGCGTCGCCTATCGCCTATGGGAGGAAGCGGGGCACGCAGGGCGGCCCGCCTACGACCCGCCCGAAATGCTTACGGCCGACCTAGCCCCGCTGGTGCTGGGCCTTGCGCGGTGGGGAACCACCGATCCCGCCAGCCTGCAATGGCTGGACCCGCCACCGCCTCCCTCGGTCTCTGCAGCCCGCACCACACTTCAGGCACTCGGCGCGCTCGACGGGGAAGGGCGTATAACCCCGCGCGGCGAGCAACTCGCGCAGCTTCCGCTCGACCCGCAAGGTGCCGCGACGGTGCTGTTCGGAGCCGAGCGCGGAGTGGCCGAAACCGCCGCGCGGTTGGCGCTGCTGTTGCAGGAGCGCGGGCTTGGCGGGCGCGGCGAGGATCTCGAACAGCGGCTGTCGCGCTGGAATGCGGATCGCGGGGCCAAGGCGGAGGCAAGCCGCAAGTTGGCCGCACGCTGGGCAAGGAGCGCCGAAAGCCTTGTCGTCAGGGTTGGCGAGGGCGGACCACCCCCCGCGATCCTCCTTGCCGCTGGACGCCCCGAATTTATCGCAAAGCGTCGCGATGCGAGCGGCGAAAGTTGGGTGGCCGCAGGAGGCAGGGGCTTCGTACTCGATCCCGCATCGCCGCTGGCGCGCGCGCCATACCTCGTGATCGGCGATGCGCAGGGGCAGGCGAAGGGTGCGCGTATCACTGCCGCTATCGCGCTCGACGAAGCCGACTTGCTCGAGTGGCTGCCCGACAGGATCGAACGCCACCAGCGCCTGCGATGGACCGGCGCGCGGGTCGAGGCGCTCGTCGAGAGGCGGCTGGGAGCGATCACGCTGGCAAGCGGTTCGGACCCGTCGCCCGATCCGCAGGCGATTGTGGACATGCTTGTGGAAAAGGCACTGGAGAACCCGGCAAAACTCCTTCCGACGGAACTGCTTGCACGCGCCAGCTATGCCCGTGTCGAGGAATTATCGCCTGTCCGACTGGCCGAAAATGCCGATAGCTGGCTGGTTCCCCTGCTTGCCGGTCGACGCGACCTCGACCTGCCGAAGGGCAGGCTGGCGGACGCGCTTCTCGCAATGCTTGATTGGGATACGCGCCAGCGGCTCGATCGGCTGGCACCTCGCGAATTCACCTCGCCAGCGGGGACGACCCACCCGATCGACTATGCCGGGGACGATGCCCCCAGCGTCGAGGTGCGCGTGCAGGCCCTGTTCGGACTCGAAAGCCATCCGCTGGTCGGTGACACGCCGCTCCTGCTCAAGCTCACCAGTCCGGCGGGCCGGCCGATCCAGTCGACACGCGACCTAGCCGGATTCTGGCGCGGCAGCTGGGCCGATGTTCGCAAGGAGATGAAGGGTCGCTATCCCAAGCATCGCTGGCCGGAGGAACCTTGGGCCGAAAAGCCCAGTTTGAAGACCAAGAACGCCTTTTCTCGCTCGGAAGGTTGAATTAGAGGCTCACGCACTATGGCAGCACGAATCTACCAGCGACCGAAGAACGCAATGCAGTCGGGCAAGGCCCGGACTGACGAGTGGGTGCTCGAGTTCGAGCAGTCGGAGGCTCGTCGTCCCGATCCCCTGATGGGCTGGACCGGCAGCGGCGACACGCAGGCTCAGGTACAGCTGACCTTTGAGAGCAAGGACGAGGCGAAGGCCTATGCGGAGCGCTACGGCATCACGGCCCGGGTCCATGCGACCCCGCCCAAGGGTCTCAAGCTGCAGGCTTACGCCGACAATTTTCGGTAATTGATTTTTCATCGACCGGTCGCCATATGCGCGTCCGGGAGTCGGTCGGACGTTTGCGTTCGCTCACCGGGTCAGGTCCGGAAGGAAGCAGCCCAGGTGGATTGCGGCGGGTCGGCCGGCTCCTTTTCCACTTTCCCCCAATGATTGCTTGAGTCATGCTGCCCGCATCGCCGGGGGGTGGGCATGAGCGATTTCGAGTATTTCTTTTCCTTTTTCGGGCTCCTCCTGGGCCTCACCGTGGCCGAAGTCGCCGTCAGGTTCGCCGACGCCATCGACGGTCACCGCCGCCGGCCGATCGGTGTGCTGACGCCGCTGCTCGCGATTTTCGTCCTGCTCGACATCAGCAGCTTCTGGCTGTTCACCTGGTCGGCGCGGGATATCATCCTGATCAACTGGCCGACGATCTTCATCGCGCTGGTCGTCGCGCTGCTCTATTTCCTGTCGGCCGCGCTGGTCTTTCCGCGCACCCCTGACGACTGGCTGTCGCTGGACGAGAATTTCTGGGCGCGGAAGCGTTATGTCCTGGGTGGCATCCTCACCGTCAACGTGATCCTGCACCTGCTGCTTTTCACGCGGGCCGTTCCAAAGATCACTGAATACTGGTTCTTCGTTCACAAGCTCATCTACTTCGGGCCGGTGATCTGGGCCTGGAAGACAAATAAGCGCTGGGCGGTGATCGTTGCTCTCTTGCTGGCGATCGCGAGCTACGGGCTCGAATACTCGAACGTGCTGCCCACATCCGAATGGGGCATAAAGCTCGGACTTGACGGAACAGTTGCCGATAGCGCTTCGACAAGCGGGGCAACCGTGCCTAGATAATCGGCATGGGTGATTCACCAGAGAATATGGATTCGCCTCCTTGGTCGGAGGAAAAGGACGAGCCGAAACCGAGCGCCGCCGAACTGGAGGAGGCCGGACAGGAATCGATGTTCGGTGCGCCGGAGCCCCGTACGGTGCCTGATGAAGCGCTTCATTCGCAGGTCCCGGATGCGCCCAAACCGGTCAAAGTGGCCGCACAGCCATACCGCGTTCTCGCGCGCAAGTACCGTCCGCAGACGTTTGCCGAACTGATCGGCCAGGAGGCGATGGTCCGCACGTTGGCCAATGCCATCGCGCGCGACCGGCTCGCTCATGCCTTCCTGATGACCGGTGTCCGCGGGGTCGGGAAAACCTCGACCGCCCGGCTCATCGCAAAGGCGCTCAATTGTATCGGGCCGGACGGGCAGGGCGGGCCGACGATCAGCCCATGTGGTCAGTGCGAGCCCTGCCGTGCCATCGCGGAAGGCCGCCATATCGACGTGATCGAGATGGACGCTGCCTCGCACACCGGTGTCGACGACGTGCGCGAGATCATCGAGGCGGTGCGCTATGCCGCCGTCTCGGCGCGATACAAGATCTACATCATCGACGAAGTCCACATGTTGTCGCGCAATGCTTTCAATGCCTTGCTGAAGACACTTGAGGAGCCGCCGGCGCATGTGAAGTTCCTCTTCGCGACCACCGAGGTCGAGAAACTGCCGGTCACGGTTCTCAGCCGCACCCAGCGCTTCGACCTGCGCCGGATTCCGGTGGAATTGCTCCAGGCACATTTTGCCGAAATTTGCCGCAAGGAAGGCATCGAGGCCGAGCCCGAAGCCCTGCATATTGTCGCCAACGCTGCCGAGGGTTCGGCGCGCGACGGTCTTTCGATCCTCGACCAGGCGATCGCCCATGCCGACCTCGAGACCGAGGGCAGGGTCACGGCAGAGCGCGTTCGGGACATGCTCGGGCTTGCAGACAAGACCGCGCAGAGGCGCCTGTTCGGCCACCTCCTCGCGGGCGAAGGCAAGTCGCTGCTAGGCCTGATTGACGAGCAATATGCGCTTGGCGTCGAACCCCTGGCGCTGATGCGCGCGCAGATGGACCTCGCCCACCGGATAGCGCTGGCGCAGGTATCGGGTGGCGAGGTCGATGCGACGACCGCCGAGGAACGCGATCAGATTTCAGGCTGGGCCAGCTCCTTGGAAGTCGGTCAGGTGCACCGCTTGTGGCAACTCCTGCTCAAGGGTCACGAGGAGGTGCGCCTTGCGCCAGACCCGCTGGTTTCGCTGCGTATGGCCCTGTTGCGGGTCATGCATGCCGGCCAGATGCCCGATCCCGGCAAGTTGGCGAAGAAACTTGAAGAGCTCGCCGAGCGCGGGCCCACGCCTTCGCAAACCCCCACGAACGCGGAAAGCGCGACGCCTGCTGCAAGCGCATCGCTTGATTGGGCGACGCTCGTCGACAAGATAGATCATGCGGGGCAGCCGCTTGCCGCGAGCGTCATGCGCTTGCAGGTTCGCGTGCAGGAACTGGCCGACGGCATCCTCAAGTTCGGGCGCGATCCGAAGTTTACCGACGACGTCCTGCCGATGCTGCGCGATGCCTTGCTGGCCGTGACCGGCAAACGCTGGTCGGTTGAGGTGATTCCCGGCGGCGAGGGCGCTCCCTCGCTCGTCGAGCAGGCGGAGGCCGCCCGCGAGGCTGCCGCTGCCGCAACCCGTTCGCATCCGCTGGTGAAGGCCGCTTTCGAGGCCTTTCCATATGCCGAACTGATCGAAGACGGCGCCGATGCCCCCCGTCGGCGCGATATACCCTGGAGTAGAAACGCATGAACATGGAAGAGATGCTCGCACAGGCCCAGAAGGCTGCCGAGACCATCCAGAAGCAGATGGGCGAGGCGCAGGCCAAGCTCGACGAACTCGAAGTGGTCGGCAACGCCGGCGGCGGCCTTGTGCAGGTCCGCGCCACCGCGCGCGGCCGCATTCTCGGCGTGACCATCGACGAAAGCCTGATGAAACCCGAAGAAAAGCAGATCGTCGAGGACCTCGTCACCGCTGCCTTCAACGATGCGCGCGACAAGGCGGACCGCGTTTCGGGTGAGGAGATGGCCAAGATCCAGCAGGGCATCGGCCTTCCCCCGGGCATGAAGCTGCCGGGAATGTGATCGGAAAGGGCGGAATCCTCCGCTCTTCCACACACCTTTTTCCCTATCCGTTGCGAAGGGGGGACTACGTCACCATATTCCCGTCAAACGGCCCTAATGGCCCGGACGGAATTGATCTATGACTGCCAGCTTTCCCCTTCTTCCCCTTCGCGACATCGTCGTCTTTCCCGGCATGGTCGTCCCGCTTTTCGTGGGTCGCGACAAGTCGGTTGCCGCGCTGGAAACCGCGATGGAGGGATCTAAGGACATTTTCCTTCTCGCCCAGCTCGACCCGGGCTGCGACGACCCTGAGCGTGACGATCTCTACGACGTTGGCGTAGTGGCGCAGGTGCTGCAGCTCCTGAAGCTGCCCGACGGCACGGTCCGCGTGCTGGTCCAGGGCTCGCGTCGCGCCACGCTCGACCGGCTGGTCGAGCAGGGCGATCATGTCGTTGCCGAGGTTTCCTACCGCGATGCCGTGACCGCATCGGGCAGCGAAGTGCTGGCCATGATGCGCCAGGTGATCGAGCAGTTCGGCGAATATGCCAAGCTGAACAAGAAGATCGGCGAGGATGCTGCTGACCAGCTGACCGACATCGACGATGCCGGTGAACTGGCCGACACGATCGCCGCCTCGATCAATGCCAAGGTATCCGACAAGCAGGCGCTGCTGGTCGAGCACGATCCCCTGAAGCGGCTCGAGATGGTCATGTCCTTCATGGAAGGCGAGCTGTCTGTGCTGCAGGTAGAGCGTCGCATCCGTGGTCGCGTGAAGCGGCAGATGGAGAAGACGCAGCGCGAATATTACCTCAACGAGCAGTTGAAGGCGATCCAGAACGAGCTGGGTGGCGGCGATGAGGACGGCGGCAACGAGATCGCCGAACTGACCGAGAAGATCGCCAAGACCAAGCTATCAAAGGAAGCGCGCGAGAAGGCCGAGGCGGAACTCAAGAAGCTGCGCTCGATGCAGCCGATGAGCGCCGAGGCGACCGTCATCCGCAACTATCTCGACGTGCTGCTTGGCCTGCCCTGGGGCAAGAAGAGCAAGGTCAAGAAGGACATCGCCAAGGCGCAGGAAATCCTCGATGCGGATCACTACGGTCTCGAGAAGGTCAAGGACCGTATCATCGAATACCTCGCGGTGCAGGCGCGTACCCGCAAGTTGAAGGGGCCGATCCTGTGCCTCGTCGGCCCTCCGGGCGTAGGCAAGACGAGCCTCGGCAAGTCCATCGCCAAGGCGACGGGCCGCGAGTTCGTGCGCCAGTCGCTGGGCGGCGTGCGCGACGAGGCGGAGATTCGCGGACACCGCCGTACCTATATCGGCTCGCTCCCGGGCAAGATCGTCACCAATCTCAAGAAGGCCGGTAAGTCGAACCCGCTGTTCCTGCTCGATGAAATCGACAAGCTCGGACAGGATTTCCGCGGCGATCCGGCGTCGGCGCTGCTCGAAGTGCTCGACCCCGAACAGAACAACAAGTTCCAGGACCACTACCTGGAGCTCGACCTCGACCTGTCGGACATCATGTTCGTGACCACCGCGAACAGCCTCAACCTGCCGCAGCCGCTGCTCGACCGCATGGAGATCATCCGGCTCGAGGGTTACACCGAGGACGAGAAGGTCGAGATCGCCAAGCGCCACCTGCTGCCCAAGCAGGTCAAGGAGCATGGCCTGAAGAAGGGCGAGTTCTCGCTGACTGAGGATGGGCTGCGTGACCTCATCCGCTACTACACGCGCGAGGCAGGCGTCCGCACGCTCGAGCGCGAACTGGCACGACTGGCGCGTAAGTCGCTGCGCAAGATCCTCGAAGGCAAGGCGACGAGCGTCGAGATCACGACCGAAAACCTCAGCGACTATGCCGGCGTGCGCAAGTTCAAGCACGGCATGGGCGAGGAAGAGGCGCAGGTCGGCGCGGTCACGGGCCTTGCATGGACCGAGGTCGGCGGCGAGTTGCTCACCATCGAAAGCGTCACCACGCCGGGCAAGGGCGAGATCAAGACCACCGGCAAGCTCGGCGACGTGATGACCGAAAGCATCGCGGCCGCCTTCAGCTTCGTGAAGGCCCGCGCTCCGCACTACGGGATCAAGCCGAGCCTGTTCCAGCGCCGCAACATCCACATCCACCTTCCCGAAGGCGCGGTGCCCAAGGATGGTCCCAGCGCGGGTGTTGGCATGGTCACCTCGATTGTCTCCGCGCTGTCGGGCGTTGCCGTTCGCCCGGACGTTGCGATGACCGGCGAGGTCACATTGCGTGGTCGCGTGCTGGCCATCGGCGGTCTCAAGGAGAAGCTCCTCGCTGCGCTTCGCGGCGGGATCAAGAAGGTGCTGATTCCCGAAGAGAACGTGAAGGATCTGGCCGAGATTCCGGACAATGTGAAGGAAGGCCTCGAGATCGTCGCCGTCTCGCATGTCGACGAGGTGCTCGAACACGCACTGGTTTCGAAGCCGGAGCCGATCGAGTGGACCGAGGCGGATGATCTGGCCAGCCAGCCCGACCACCCGCACACCGCAACGCCTTCGCCGACCGCGCATTAGCATTTGATATTGTGCGCTGCAGCGACTCG
This genomic window contains:
- a CDS encoding aldo/keto reductase, translating into MQFKRLGTSAIVVSDICMGTMTFGSQTDEAEALRILDQSFDAGINFFDTAEGYPVPPDKKYVGRTEEIVGRWLKTKPRDAIILATKVSGPSHVWFRSPKREGMTALDRRNIMVAVEDSLKKLGTDYIDLYQTHWPDHDTPYDETMEVLDELVRAGKVRIVGCSNETSWGLMKSISTAERLGTVRYQTIQNNFSLNNRRFEDELAQVCRKEGVSLIPYSPIGGGVLSGKYADGARPEGARFSRYLEIGGRQATMARRFVNEKSLASTARFAEIAQGLDISPVTLAVAWSKQHDFVASTIVGASRQDQVDEILAAADVALSEETLKAINAVSREIMYPMG
- the hrpB gene encoding ATP-dependent helicase HrpB — encoded protein: MTRLPIDSVLPDLLAALRRTSGAVLIAPPGAGKTTAVAPALINEEWCTGTIILTSPRRVAARAAAERMAEMLGEKPGETVGYLTRLDSKRSAKTRILVVTEAIFVNTILADPELEGVSAVLFDEAHERHLDSDLGLALALESRSVLREDLRVLVMSATIDGARFASLLGGDTPVIESEGRAHPLRIEWLGSSPQERIEDAMTSAIATAWKQEEGDILAFLPGVGEIERTRERLEARLPSALVLPLHGQVEPAGQRAAIRRDPEGRRRIVLATAIAETSLTLDGVSVVVDSGLSRHAEFDRAAGTTHLVTRRASQAAAAQRAGRAARQGPGVAYRLWEEAGHAGRPAYDPPEMLTADLAPLVLGLARWGTTDPASLQWLDPPPPPSVSAARTTLQALGALDGEGRITPRGEQLAQLPLDPQGAATVLFGAERGVAETAARLALLLQERGLGGRGEDLEQRLSRWNADRGAKAEASRKLAARWARSAESLVVRVGEGGPPPAILLAAGRPEFIAKRRDASGESWVAAGGRGFVLDPASPLARAPYLVIGDAQGQAKGARITAAIALDEADLLEWLPDRIERHQRLRWTGARVEALVERRLGAITLASGSDPSPDPQAIVDMLVEKALENPAKLLPTELLARASYARVEELSPVRLAENADSWLVPLLAGRRDLDLPKGRLADALLAMLDWDTRQRLDRLAPREFTSPAGTTHPIDYAGDDAPSVEVRVQALFGLESHPLVGDTPLLLKLTSPAGRPIQSTRDLAGFWRGSWADVRKEMKGRYPKHRWPEEPWAEKPSLKTKNAFSRSEG
- a CDS encoding ETC complex I subunit, with product MAARIYQRPKNAMQSGKARTDEWVLEFEQSEARRPDPLMGWTGSGDTQAQVQLTFESKDEAKAYAERYGITARVHATPPKGLKLQAYADNFR
- a CDS encoding DNA polymerase III subunit gamma/tau, whose amino-acid sequence is MGDSPENMDSPPWSEEKDEPKPSAAELEEAGQESMFGAPEPRTVPDEALHSQVPDAPKPVKVAAQPYRVLARKYRPQTFAELIGQEAMVRTLANAIARDRLAHAFLMTGVRGVGKTSTARLIAKALNCIGPDGQGGPTISPCGQCEPCRAIAEGRHIDVIEMDAASHTGVDDVREIIEAVRYAAVSARYKIYIIDEVHMLSRNAFNALLKTLEEPPAHVKFLFATTEVEKLPVTVLSRTQRFDLRRIPVELLQAHFAEICRKEGIEAEPEALHIVANAAEGSARDGLSILDQAIAHADLETEGRVTAERVRDMLGLADKTAQRRLFGHLLAGEGKSLLGLIDEQYALGVEPLALMRAQMDLAHRIALAQVSGGEVDATTAEERDQISGWASSLEVGQVHRLWQLLLKGHEEVRLAPDPLVSLRMALLRVMHAGQMPDPGKLAKKLEELAERGPTPSQTPTNAESATPAASASLDWATLVDKIDHAGQPLAASVMRLQVRVQELADGILKFGRDPKFTDDVLPMLRDALLAVTGKRWSVEVIPGGEGAPSLVEQAEAAREAAAAATRSHPLVKAAFEAFPYAELIEDGADAPRRRDIPWSRNA
- a CDS encoding YbaB/EbfC family nucleoid-associated protein, with protein sequence MNMEEMLAQAQKAAETIQKQMGEAQAKLDELEVVGNAGGGLVQVRATARGRILGVTIDESLMKPEEKQIVEDLVTAAFNDARDKADRVSGEEMAKIQQGIGLPPGMKLPGM
- the lon gene encoding endopeptidase La; the encoded protein is MTASFPLLPLRDIVVFPGMVVPLFVGRDKSVAALETAMEGSKDIFLLAQLDPGCDDPERDDLYDVGVVAQVLQLLKLPDGTVRVLVQGSRRATLDRLVEQGDHVVAEVSYRDAVTASGSEVLAMMRQVIEQFGEYAKLNKKIGEDAADQLTDIDDAGELADTIAASINAKVSDKQALLVEHDPLKRLEMVMSFMEGELSVLQVERRIRGRVKRQMEKTQREYYLNEQLKAIQNELGGGDEDGGNEIAELTEKIAKTKLSKEAREKAEAELKKLRSMQPMSAEATVIRNYLDVLLGLPWGKKSKVKKDIAKAQEILDADHYGLEKVKDRIIEYLAVQARTRKLKGPILCLVGPPGVGKTSLGKSIAKATGREFVRQSLGGVRDEAEIRGHRRTYIGSLPGKIVTNLKKAGKSNPLFLLDEIDKLGQDFRGDPASALLEVLDPEQNNKFQDHYLELDLDLSDIMFVTTANSLNLPQPLLDRMEIIRLEGYTEDEKVEIAKRHLLPKQVKEHGLKKGEFSLTEDGLRDLIRYYTREAGVRTLERELARLARKSLRKILEGKATSVEITTENLSDYAGVRKFKHGMGEEEAQVGAVTGLAWTEVGGELLTIESVTTPGKGEIKTTGKLGDVMTESIAAAFSFVKARAPHYGIKPSLFQRRNIHIHLPEGAVPKDGPSAGVGMVTSIVSALSGVAVRPDVAMTGEVTLRGRVLAIGGLKEKLLAALRGGIKKVLIPEENVKDLAEIPDNVKEGLEIVAVSHVDEVLEHALVSKPEPIEWTEADDLASQPDHPHTATPSPTAH